Proteins from a genomic interval of Desulfitibacter alkalitolerans DSM 16504:
- a CDS encoding alpha-D-ribose 1-methylphosphonate 5-phosphate C-P-lyase PhnJ codes for MSNPYNFAFFDEGSKREIRRATLKAIAIPGYQVPFASREMPIARGWGTGGLQLTLSLLGQDDTVKVIDQGSDESVNAVNIKKLIQLTSDVRITDKTSEATIIQSRHRIPEHELTEEQILVLQVPIPEPLRWVEPSEYNTRRLHADKDYSGIWLMLFEQIMKYETLSTGADHPVMVHGRYVMAPSPIPRFDNPKMHHSKALILLGAGREKKIYAVPPYTDVVSLAFDDYPFEIENFGNKSCHLCGAAGVYLDEIIDDEKNEKYYQCNDTSSCLHRLNDQ; via the coding sequence ATGAGTAATCCATATAACTTTGCTTTTTTTGATGAAGGTTCAAAAAGGGAAATAAGAAGGGCTACCCTGAAAGCTATTGCCATACCAGGGTATCAGGTACCCTTTGCCTCAAGAGAAATGCCCATTGCTAGAGGATGGGGTACAGGTGGACTGCAGCTGACTCTTTCTTTACTGGGTCAAGATGACACAGTAAAGGTTATAGATCAGGGCTCTGATGAATCAGTAAATGCAGTAAACATTAAAAAACTGATACAACTTACCTCAGATGTAAGAATAACAGACAAGACTTCAGAAGCTACCATTATTCAAAGTCGTCATAGGATACCTGAACATGAACTAACTGAAGAGCAAATTCTTGTCCTGCAGGTTCCTATTCCTGAGCCTCTCAGGTGGGTGGAACCAAGTGAATACAACACTAGAAGGCTGCATGCAGATAAAGACTACAGCGGAATTTGGTTGATGCTTTTTGAACAGATCATGAAATACGAGACCCTTTCCACAGGTGCAGACCATCCAGTAATGGTGCATGGACGATATGTTATGGCTCCTAGCCCCATACCCCGCTTTGATAATCCCAAGATGCATCATTCAAAAGCCTTAATCCTTTTAGGTGCCGGCAGGGAGAAAAAAATATATGCTGTTCCACCATATACCGATGTGGTATCCCTGGCTTTTGATGATTATCCCTTTGAGATTGAAAATTTTGGCAATAAATCATGTCACTTGTGTGGTGCAGCAGGTGTATACCTTGATGAGATAATTGATGATGAAAAAAATGAAAAATATTATCAATGTAACGATACAAGCAGCTGTTTGCATAGGTTAAACGACCAATAA
- a CDS encoding carbon-phosphorus lyase complex subunit PhnI: MGYIAVKGGTAAIEESIKRLCYKRIKGKRIIEVDTIKNTMRGLIDKIMSEGSLYSKDLAALAIKQSEGNPEEAAFLIRAYRSTLPRMHYSRAAEPGDMRIERRISAAFKDIPGGQILGASVDYTHRLLDFGLYDEEMADLEQWLREYDKNLIISDGEFNTRIPKVIEFLRNEGIVARASINDTEPRDVTRTSIEFPTTRCERLQTLTRGETGAVTALGYAAIRGYGAVHPTVGELRVGHLSVYIDYPFSGSNEPEDSIYIGEIQVTEVETLIPYIVEKPGGKQELQFSIGYGICYGQNETKAIAMSILDNCLENSHIKSPVHDEEFVLMHIDCVEATGFISHLKLPHYVTFQSELDTVRKTRSHGGNNHE; encoded by the coding sequence ATGGGGTATATAGCTGTAAAAGGTGGCACGGCAGCCATAGAGGAGTCAATTAAAAGGCTTTGTTATAAAAGGATAAAGGGGAAAAGAATAATTGAAGTAGATACTATAAAAAATACCATGCGTGGTTTAATAGACAAAATCATGTCTGAGGGCAGCTTGTACTCTAAAGACCTGGCTGCTCTGGCTATTAAACAATCTGAAGGCAATCCCGAGGAAGCTGCTTTTCTTATTAGAGCATATCGCTCTACACTTCCCAGAATGCATTACTCCAGGGCTGCTGAACCTGGTGATATGCGGATAGAAAGGCGTATTTCTGCAGCATTCAAAGATATTCCAGGCGGTCAAATCCTGGGGGCCTCGGTAGATTATACTCATCGTTTGTTAGATTTTGGGCTTTATGATGAAGAAATGGCAGACTTGGAACAATGGCTTCGGGAATATGATAAAAACCTAATAATTAGTGATGGTGAGTTCAATACCAGGATTCCCAAGGTTATAGAGTTTTTGCGTAATGAAGGGATTGTAGCTAGAGCAAGTATCAATGATACAGAGCCCAGGGATGTAACTAGAACATCTATAGAATTTCCCACAACTAGATGCGAAAGATTGCAAACCCTAACTCGTGGTGAAACTGGAGCCGTAACAGCTTTGGGCTACGCAGCCATTAGAGGCTACGGTGCTGTCCATCCTACAGTAGGAGAATTAAGGGTAGGTCATCTTTCAGTTTATATTGATTATCCCTTTTCAGGAAGTAATGAACCTGAAGATTCTATATATATTGGAGAAATACAGGTAACTGAGGTAGAAACCTTAATTCCCTATATAGTTGAAAAGCCAGGGGGCAAACAAGAGTTGCAATTTAGTATTGGTTATGGAATTTGTTATGGTCAAAATGAAACCAAGGCTATAGCAATGAGCATACTGGATAATTGCTTAGAAAACTCTCATATTAAATCGCCAGTTCACGACGAAGAATTTGTCTTAATGCACATTGATTGTGTAGAAGCTACTGGCTTTATTTCACATTTAAAGCTGCCACATTATGTGACATTTCAATCAGAACTAGACACTGTAAGAAAGACAAGGTCCCATGGAGGAAATAACCATGAGTAA
- the phnH gene encoding phosphonate C-P lyase system protein PhnH — MEFDQVHHIQRAYRKLIACISKPGTINSLKDVSDTLSLPLPCNNSVVVLALMLLDTEVSFHISGRHGSTLSKYISQLTYSRTAPVEDADYIFVMQDNEKNQLTEIIKGCKSGTLINPHVSATLIVETREISSEKMYVLSGPGIREEKFVGLYLNAKNWKDLRKEKNSEYPLGIDIFFFDEHHNLLALPRTTVVNDA; from the coding sequence ATGGAATTTGACCAGGTACACCATATACAAAGAGCATACAGAAAATTAATTGCTTGCATCTCTAAACCGGGCACTATCAACTCCCTGAAGGATGTTAGTGATACTCTTAGTCTCCCGCTACCATGTAATAATTCAGTTGTGGTCTTGGCCTTAATGCTTTTGGATACGGAGGTGAGCTTTCATATTTCCGGCAGACACGGGTCAACCCTTTCTAAATACATTTCCCAATTAACCTATTCAAGAACTGCACCTGTTGAAGACGCCGACTATATATTTGTAATGCAGGATAATGAAAAAAACCAGCTTACAGAAATAATAAAAGGATGTAAATCTGGAACTTTAATAAATCCCCATGTTTCAGCTACTCTTATAGTTGAAACCAGGGAAATCAGCAGCGAGAAAATGTACGTTCTCAGTGGACCTGGAATAAGGGAAGAAAAATTTGTTGGTCTTTATCTTAATGCAAAAAATTGGAAAGATTTAAGGAAAGAAAAAAATAGTGAATATCCCCTGGGCATAGATATTTTCTTTTTTGACGAGCATCACAATCTACTAGCACTGCCAAGAACTACAGTTGTCAATGACGCATAA
- the phnG gene encoding phosphonate C-P lyase system protein PhnG → MNRKNRTTILVKGNWQIAGSLAQEIISKYNVRTIQKPSRGLVMIKVREGAQNSVFYLGEMLVTECKVQIDDKLGVGIIHDDNPEMAYNLAVIDAAYNACLLETSTWKAILFAEEERIRNREAKEMADVLKTKVDFTTMDV, encoded by the coding sequence ATGAACAGGAAAAATAGAACTACCATACTTGTTAAGGGGAATTGGCAGATAGCCGGGTCATTGGCCCAGGAGATAATTTCAAAATATAATGTTAGAACAATCCAAAAGCCCAGCAGGGGTCTAGTTATGATAAAAGTTCGTGAAGGAGCTCAAAATAGTGTTTTTTATCTAGGGGAAATGCTGGTTACCGAGTGTAAGGTCCAGATTGATGATAAACTGGGAGTTGGAATTATCCATGATGACAATCCTGAAATGGCCTATAACTTGGCTGTAATTGATGCAGCATATAATGCCTGTCTTCTTGAAACAAGTACCTGGAAAGCAATTCTATTTGCTGAAGAAGAAAGGATTAGGAACAGGGAAGCAAAAGAAATGGCAGATGTGTTAAAGACAAAAGTCGATTTTACAACCATGGATGTGTAA
- a CDS encoding PhnE/PtxC family ABC transporter permease has protein sequence MSMEQVLKGTGSKYKYYNTTKKINIKPFNKVSLIMNATLISLAVLTTYGFMTFDYKNINIVEALAQTFYNLRIMFFEPHLKYFTLGEAFYQLAVTLGLAFLTTIIGAAISVFLGLFSAENLSSRKVSHIIKNFVAIIRAVPTVLWVLIFAVAAGLGSVAAVIGMTFHSVGYLVKAYSESFEEIDHGVIEALKASGANWWQIVFQAVIPSSITYMLSWTFMRFEINFAVAVAMGAVAGAGGLGFELFMASGHYFDLREVGMITYFVLITAFVLEAISTRMKQRLKESI, from the coding sequence ATGAGTATGGAACAAGTACTTAAAGGAACCGGCTCAAAATACAAGTATTATAATACTACCAAAAAAATAAACATCAAACCCTTTAATAAAGTTAGCTTGATAATGAATGCAACCCTGATAAGCCTGGCGGTCTTAACTACTTATGGATTTATGACATTTGACTATAAAAATATTAACATTGTTGAAGCACTAGCTCAAACTTTTTATAATTTGCGAATTATGTTTTTTGAACCCCATCTTAAGTATTTTACACTGGGTGAGGCGTTTTATCAGCTTGCAGTTACTTTAGGCCTGGCTTTTTTAACAACTATTATTGGAGCAGCAATTTCAGTGTTTCTTGGGCTCTTTTCTGCAGAAAACTTATCTTCTAGAAAAGTCTCCCATATTATTAAAAACTTCGTGGCTATCATTCGAGCTGTGCCAACAGTTTTATGGGTTTTGATCTTTGCCGTGGCAGCTGGTTTAGGCAGTGTTGCAGCAGTAATAGGCATGACCTTTCATTCAGTTGGTTATTTAGTCAAGGCATACTCAGAGTCTTTTGAAGAAATTGACCATGGAGTTATTGAAGCATTAAAGGCTAGCGGTGCAAACTGGTGGCAAATTGTCTTCCAAGCTGTAATTCCATCTTCTATAACTTACATGCTGTCCTGGACCTTTATGAGGTTTGAAATAAATTTTGCTGTGGCAGTTGCCATGGGTGCAGTTGCCGGTGCAGGCGGATTAGGTTTTGAGTTGTTCATGGCCAGCGGTCACTACTTTGATTTGAGAGAGGTAGGAATGATTACTTACTTTGTCTTAATAACTGCTTTTGTCCTGGAAGCTATATCTACAAGAATGAAACAGAGGCTTAAAGAAAGTATATAA
- a CDS encoding ABC transporter permease subunit codes for MDKEIKDIFVKRRWNKIIFFSVLAAFTIGSIIVTNFDVTRGFASFFKAVIWSVTNFYPDAEAMKRLPDILIKLRETILLAVASTTFAAVAALAFSLLGSNITKVNNFFSLISRGVASVSRNIPDAVWAMILLFSFGQSALTGYFALFFVTFGFLCRTFTETIDEVSGSSVEALQATGADYFHIVSHAVIPSSLPQMLSWILYMIETNIRSATLIGMLTGTGIGFSFGIFYKTMNYSAASLVVIVVVIAILIIESISNYVRRVIL; via the coding sequence ATGGATAAAGAAATTAAAGATATTTTTGTTAAGAGGCGCTGGAATAAAATAATCTTTTTCTCTGTTCTTGCAGCTTTTACTATTGGTTCTATTATTGTTACAAATTTTGATGTTACCAGGGGATTTGCCAGCTTTTTTAAAGCAGTTATCTGGTCTGTTACTAACTTTTATCCCGATGCTGAAGCAATGAAGAGGCTTCCAGATATCTTAATAAAGTTAAGAGAAACAATTTTATTGGCTGTAGCTTCAACAACCTTTGCTGCTGTGGCTGCCCTTGCATTTTCTTTGCTGGGCTCTAATATCACAAAAGTTAATAATTTCTTCAGCCTGATAAGCAGGGGCGTTGCATCTGTATCCCGTAACATACCTGATGCAGTATGGGCCATGATCTTGCTCTTTTCCTTTGGACAAAGTGCTTTGACCGGATATTTTGCATTATTTTTTGTTACCTTTGGGTTTTTATGCAGAACTTTTACAGAAACAATTGATGAAGTTAGCGGTTCATCTGTGGAAGCACTGCAGGCTACTGGAGCAGATTACTTTCATATTGTATCCCATGCTGTAATACCCTCGTCTCTTCCACAAATGCTTAGCTGGATACTCTATATGATTGAAACAAATATCAGAAGTGCTACTTTAATAGGCATGCTAACTGGAACAGGGATAGGATTTAGCTTTGGTATTTTTTATAAGACCATGAATTACAGTGCAGCAAGCCTGGTGGTAATTGTAGTTGTCATAGCTATTTTAATTATTGAATCCATATCCAATTATGTAAGGAGGGTGATCTTGTAA
- the phnC gene encoding phosphonate ABC transporter ATP-binding protein yields the protein MTLLAVKSLTKKYDTGTIALTDINFSVLEGEFISIIGPSGAGKSTLLRCINRMIEASSGEILVDGINISKLNKKELRNLRTRIGMIFQHYNLVNRLSVIENVLHGRLGYKSTISGIIGNYTEEEKTWAMNIIHLLGLEEQVYKRCDQLSGGQKQRVGIARALIQNPRILLCDEPIASLDPNAAKIIMDYLRKINKEMGITCLVNLHQVNVALAYSDRVIGIKKGNIVYDGLPANITNEQIHDIYGSEAGDLIFDVGGSHG from the coding sequence ATGACGCTGCTAGCAGTAAAAAGTCTTACCAAGAAATATGATACTGGAACTATAGCCCTGACTGACATTAACTTCTCAGTACTAGAAGGAGAGTTTATATCCATAATTGGCCCATCAGGAGCAGGGAAGTCAACTCTCCTTCGATGTATAAATAGAATGATTGAAGCCAGTAGTGGAGAAATCCTGGTTGACGGTATTAACATATCCAAATTAAATAAGAAAGAATTACGGAATTTAAGAACAAGAATTGGCATGATATTTCAACACTATAATCTGGTAAACAGGCTAAGTGTTATAGAAAATGTGCTGCACGGTCGACTGGGATACAAGTCAACTATTAGTGGAATTATTGGTAATTATACTGAAGAAGAAAAAACATGGGCTATGAATATTATTCATCTGTTGGGATTGGAAGAACAGGTTTATAAAAGGTGCGACCAATTAAGCGGTGGCCAGAAACAGAGAGTGGGAATAGCCAGGGCTCTAATCCAAAATCCAAGAATACTTCTATGTGACGAACCCATAGCTTCTTTAGACCCAAATGCTGCAAAAATTATCATGGATTATCTTCGTAAGATTAATAAAGAAATGGGCATAACCTGTCTTGTAAACTTACATCAGGTTAATGTGGCTTTGGCTTATTCTGATCGTGTTATTGGCATAAAAAAGGGAAATATTGTCTATGATGGTCTGCCAGCAAATATTACAAACGAACAAATCCACGATATTTATGGGTCAGAAGCAGGTGATCTGATTTTTGATGTAGGAGGTAGTCATGGATAA
- a CDS encoding PhnD/SsuA/transferrin family substrate-binding protein encodes MKKVFLLIMTFMLIGTLFAAGCTTAGGTVKEDGPLVMVWYPNESGEDLKGARDEIGSVIEKATGRKIEHKLTTDYVIAIESIANGNAHLAFMGAAGYIEANKRNSKVLPLVVNSGASGTLDDAVYYSWLAVKKENEGMYKAGQGYSIDSIAGKRFSFVSTNSTSGFRVPAAGITNYFSKKSEWKSLTQEDLLEGGQGKLFNEVLYGGSHQGAAVNLLTNKADVASFCDVCVGNYVEIVAGEHNRPGATYKISQDAVDPFTNLRGQEFVVIDSTPVLNAPFAVNTEVVSQEQIKAILDALTNEETTKNEKIFVPKDSQFKGLWKQGERFLLVEDSWFNPIRELSK; translated from the coding sequence ATGAAAAAAGTTTTTTTATTGATTATGACATTTATGCTAATTGGCACATTATTTGCTGCTGGATGTACAACTGCTGGAGGAACTGTAAAAGAAGATGGTCCACTAGTTATGGTATGGTATCCAAACGAGTCAGGAGAAGATTTAAAAGGAGCAAGAGATGAAATTGGCAGTGTAATTGAAAAAGCAACAGGCAGAAAGATTGAACATAAACTGACAACAGACTATGTTATTGCCATTGAATCAATAGCTAATGGAAATGCCCATCTAGCATTTATGGGAGCTGCGGGTTATATCGAAGCAAATAAAAGAAACAGCAAGGTGCTTCCCCTAGTTGTAAACAGTGGGGCATCAGGAACCCTTGATGATGCAGTATATTACTCATGGCTTGCTGTGAAAAAGGAAAATGAGGGAATGTATAAAGCTGGACAGGGCTATTCCATAGACAGCATTGCAGGCAAAAGATTTTCCTTTGTATCAACCAATTCCACATCTGGGTTTAGAGTACCAGCTGCTGGGATAACAAATTATTTCTCCAAGAAGAGTGAATGGAAAAGTCTAACTCAGGAGGATTTGCTTGAAGGTGGGCAAGGAAAACTGTTTAACGAGGTATTATATGGTGGTTCCCACCAGGGTGCTGCTGTAAACCTGCTTACCAATAAAGCAGATGTAGCGTCCTTTTGCGATGTTTGTGTTGGCAACTATGTAGAAATTGTTGCAGGAGAACATAATAGGCCGGGTGCTACTTATAAGATAAGCCAGGATGCTGTTGATCCATTTACTAATCTAAGGGGCCAGGAATTTGTTGTAATTGATTCTACACCAGTATTAAATGCTCCATTTGCCGTAAACACCGAGGTAGTTAGCCAGGAGCAGATAAAGGCTATTCTAGATGCCCTTACTAATGAGGAGACTACAAAAAATGAAAAGATTTTTGTGCCCAAAGATTCTCAGTTTAAAGGTTTATGGAAGCAAGGGGAACGCTTTCTTTTAGTAGAAGACTCCTGGTTTAATCCAATTAGAGAATTGTCCAAATAA
- a CDS encoding response regulator transcription factor: MTYKILVIDDDANILELLRLYLSHEGYILSFASDGSKGLDAFRNFKPDLVILDIMLPIINGWEVCQMIRRISDVPILMLTSKDGLEDKLMGFDLGADDYVVKPFDPKEVIARSKALLKRISSETDNIKKNPLIELGDLRVNIDNYEVFFKDNKIDLKPREMQLLFFFLKNPNIVFTRDQLLEKVWGHEFYGETRTVDVHIKRLREKLGNNSLGFKLKTIWGIGYKLEVNY, from the coding sequence ATGACGTATAAAATCCTGGTTATAGATGATGATGCAAATATTTTGGAGCTATTAAGGCTGTATTTATCCCATGAAGGTTATATTTTATCCTTTGCTTCTGATGGAAGTAAGGGCTTGGATGCTTTCAGGAATTTTAAACCTGACCTGGTAATTCTAGACATAATGCTTCCTATAATTAATGGATGGGAAGTGTGCCAGATGATTCGAAGGATTAGTGATGTTCCTATACTAATGCTTACATCAAAGGATGGGCTAGAAGACAAGCTTATGGGATTTGATCTGGGCGCAGATGATTATGTGGTCAAGCCCTTTGATCCAAAAGAGGTTATAGCCAGGAGTAAAGCTCTTCTAAAAAGAATCTCTTCAGAAACTGATAATATTAAAAAAAATCCCCTTATAGAATTAGGAGACTTAAGAGTAAACATTGATAACTATGAAGTTTTTTTTAAAGATAATAAAATTGATTTAAAGCCAAGGGAAATGCAGCTGCTTTTCTTTTTCTTAAAGAATCCCAATATAGTCTTTACCCGTGACCAGCTTTTGGAAAAGGTCTGGGGCCATGAATTCTATGGAGAAACGCGTACTGTGGATGTTCATATAAAAAGATTACGTGAAAAGCTTGGTAATAATAGTTTGGGCTTTAAACTAAAAACTATTTGGGGAATTGGCTACAAACTTGAGGTGAATTATTAA
- a CDS encoding copper amine oxidase N-terminal domain-containing protein — MKKYLKILSLVILLMFTLSTISFAAEARDASSSKSQVIEDNSRSSNIESNELQVKHESLVQKIQTKINSLEDRATKAEYIEKLNQIRQSRLDIEQKIVRLEVLLREINSLINQNNLEEENLEKYERLITHIQKLIRAFEDETIKNRLLNRLKVIENSMDRIETKIVMLESLLRTINNFSPDTPTGENIEKQYLSLVGKIRSMIARIMDEEVKEQYYASLKNIYNTRDTYQSKILRLEMLEKELRSYLANENITIDDNSLVRIQRLVEANEKEILMQLRERIMNRIQHQEYLRNLPDEVKREMRNRELKDRLYIRGNTLDFDVPPVLREGRTLVPVRAITEGLGAEVNWNNELKKITITKDDKIIELFLDSRIVLVNGEEYELDIPAQLINNRTTVPIRFVSEILGERVDFNEETGDIDIGLETVEDLHEILYFEN; from the coding sequence ATGAAAAAATATCTAAAAATACTTTCATTAGTAATACTTTTGATGTTTACATTGAGCACTATTTCTTTTGCTGCTGAAGCGCGAGATGCATCTTCTTCTAAAAGTCAGGTTATAGAAGACAACTCCAGGTCTTCTAATATAGAAAGTAATGAATTGCAGGTCAAGCATGAAAGCTTAGTACAAAAAATTCAGACCAAGATAAATAGTTTGGAGGATAGAGCCACAAAAGCTGAATATATAGAAAAGCTTAATCAAATAAGGCAGTCAAGACTTGATATAGAACAAAAAATAGTCAGGCTTGAGGTGCTTCTGAGAGAAATAAATAGTTTAATAAACCAAAATAATCTCGAGGAAGAAAACCTAGAAAAATACGAAAGACTTATTACACATATCCAAAAACTAATTAGAGCTTTTGAAGATGAAACTATAAAAAATCGTTTATTAAATCGTCTAAAGGTTATAGAAAATTCAATGGACAGAATTGAAACAAAGATTGTCATGCTGGAAAGTCTATTGAGAACTATTAACAATTTTTCCCCTGATACACCCACAGGGGAAAATATAGAAAAACAGTATCTGAGCCTGGTGGGGAAAATAAGAAGCATGATAGCTAGAATCATGGATGAAGAGGTTAAAGAGCAGTACTACGCAAGTTTAAAGAACATATATAATACCAGAGACACATATCAGTCAAAAATTTTAAGATTGGAAATGTTGGAAAAGGAGCTGCGAAGCTATCTGGCAAATGAAAACATTACAATAGATGACAATTCTCTAGTAAGAATTCAAAGATTAGTAGAAGCAAATGAAAAAGAGATTTTAATGCAGTTACGTGAAAGAATTATGAATAGAATTCAGCATCAGGAATACCTAAGAAATCTCCCTGATGAGGTAAAAAGAGAAATGAGGAACAGGGAATTAAAAGATAGGCTTTATATAAGAGGCAATACCCTTGACTTTGACGTTCCCCCAGTACTTAGAGAAGGTAGAACTCTGGTGCCTGTTAGAGCAATTACTGAAGGACTTGGAGCTGAAGTGAATTGGAACAATGAACTTAAAAAAATCACCATTACCAAGGATGATAAAATAATTGAGCTTTTTCTAGATTCCAGGATTGTGCTTGTTAATGGTGAAGAATATGAGTTAGATATACCTGCCCAGTTAATTAATAACAGAACTACTGTCCCCATAAGGTTTGTAAGTGAAATATTAGGTGAAAGGGTAGATTTCAATGAAGAGACAGGAGACATTGATATTGGGTTAGAAACAGTTGAAGATTTACATGAAATCTTGTATTTTGAGAATTAA
- a CDS encoding transglutaminase-like domain-containing protein, producing the protein MRKISLIIFVVFCALLSAPAAMAAANTYSIDASEASNGAFSISYNIQNGTKVKVMVQKDGTSLYYNIAGRGTERFPVQLGNGAYTIAILENVTGNQYRIVSRDTLNINMSNILKTFLHSIQIVKWEKEDEAISKARELTAGIESDEEKVKAIYEYIVSNYKYDYAKIDKLSYDYLPDINKTLKSKSGICYDFSALFASMLRSVGIPAKLVKGYGQKIQGYHAWNEVYINNKWVTMDTSVDIQFAENNRSYTMYKDSKTYEKVSEF; encoded by the coding sequence ATGAGGAAAATATCATTAATTATTTTTGTTGTATTTTGTGCATTATTATCTGCACCTGCAGCCATGGCGGCTGCAAATACCTATTCCATTGATGCTTCAGAAGCAAGCAATGGAGCATTCTCCATAAGCTACAACATCCAAAATGGTACGAAAGTAAAGGTAATGGTCCAAAAGGATGGGACAAGCCTGTACTATAATATAGCTGGCAGGGGAACTGAAAGGTTTCCTGTTCAATTAGGAAATGGAGCATACACAATAGCCATTCTGGAAAATGTGACAGGCAACCAGTACCGTATTGTTTCCAGAGACACACTTAATATAAACATGAGTAATATATTAAAAACTTTTTTGCATTCTATTCAAATAGTTAAATGGGAAAAGGAAGATGAGGCCATTAGCAAGGCCAGGGAATTGACAGCAGGCATTGAAAGTGATGAAGAAAAAGTAAAAGCTATATATGAGTATATTGTTAGCAATTACAAATATGACTATGCCAAGATAGACAAGCTATCCTATGATTATCTTCCAGATATTAACAAAACCTTAAAAAGTAAAAGTGGAATCTGCTATGATTTTAGTGCTTTATTTGCTTCCATGTTAAGAAGTGTAGGAATTCCTGCAAAGCTTGTAAAGGGCTACGGGCAAAAAATTCAAGGCTATCATGCATGGAATGAGGTTTATATAAATAACAAGTGGGTTACCATGGATACTTCTGTAGATATCCAGTTTGCAGAAAATAATCGAAGTTACACCATGTATAAAGACAGCAAGACTTATGAAAAGGTCAGTGAATTTTAA
- a CDS encoding class D sortase, translating to MKKKLSIFIILIGITVALYPLMEQVFAWYWQQKLLSELENQEAIQDLGQLDELLLIEEEEQEEERAPLTPQGEVLGVLIIDSIKVRLPIISGLNETNLKIGISFLEDTTSFGEYGNAVVAGHRGHSHGRLLNRLNEVKINDRIVVSTSKGDYNYTVYNKVIVRPEEIHVLRTDKKEKVLSIVTCEPIRNPTHRLIVQAKQND from the coding sequence ATGAAAAAGAAACTATCAATTTTCATTATACTAATTGGAATAACAGTTGCCCTTTATCCACTAATGGAGCAGGTCTTTGCCTGGTACTGGCAGCAAAAACTGCTGTCAGAGTTGGAAAACCAGGAGGCAATTCAAGACCTTGGTCAGTTAGACGAGCTTCTTTTGATAGAAGAGGAGGAACAAGAGGAAGAGAGAGCTCCACTTACACCACAGGGTGAGGTGTTGGGGGTTTTGATTATAGATTCTATAAAGGTTAGATTGCCAATTATCAGCGGCTTAAATGAAACTAACCTTAAAATTGGCATATCCTTTCTTGAAGACACAACATCCTTTGGTGAGTATGGCAATGCAGTGGTAGCTGGTCATAGGGGACACTCCCATGGAAGGCTGCTGAACAGGCTGAATGAGGTGAAGATAAATGACAGGATTGTTGTCTCTACCAGTAAGGGTGATTATAACTATACAGTTTACAATAAGGTTATTGTTAGACCTGAGGAAATACATGTCCTGCGTACAGATAAGAAAGAAAAAGTTCTCTCAATTGTCACCTGCGAACCTATACGTAATCCAACCCACAGGCTCATAGTCCAGGCGAAACAGAATGACTAG